The Setaria italica strain Yugu1 chromosome VIII, Setaria_italica_v2.0, whole genome shotgun sequence genome includes the window AATCCATGCGAACAGACGGCGGTGGAGAGAGGACCACGGATGTCTCTCGGGTTGACCGGTCAATGTTAACAAAAAACGGCAAGAATTGGTAGACTCCACCGATTTCAATTTTCATCCCCGAATCCGGTCAACGGAGGGCCATTTGCAGCAACCCATTCCACCGTTGCCTTGCTCTCGCTACAAGTGAGCCAGCCAGCTGCTTTCGCCACAGGTAAAAGTCGCTGCATTATGGTTAAAATCTTTGCCAATACGTTCAGGTTGCAACGATATCATAATTTCAGAATGGGAGAGAACAGAGGAGCGGGGACTGAACTGATGAACAGGCAGAGGTTGTGATCGAGAGGCGACGGGAGGTGCAATTATGCCTCACTTAAGAGAAGGGGCGACGTAAATTTGTCCAAATGGTAAGCGAGTAACATGTTTAGGGTGGTATTTTACATTATGAAAGACATATCTTATCCGATGCCATAAACAacgtagattttttttttttactttcaaaGTCGCTGCCAGGCACTGCAATTTGCAGGTTCCTCTAACGGCTAAAGTTGTTGTCGTGTTTTTCATTTAGGTGCCGTTTGGTTCAGAGAAACCTCTCTGTATCTAATTACATGATAACAGATACTGGTTAAATATGTTTAGTTTAGCTTCTCTGTAATCAAATCCCATGGAATTGGTTACAGGCCAGAACAAAAATCGATACTACCAAATTTTCTCCGTAATCGAAAGTGTTACGGACCTTCCGCAAGCTTATCCTCCACCACGCGATTCCATACCGTCTCTTGATGCACGAGCCGCGAAGCACTCCAAATCTCATGCCAAGAGAGttagcctcctccttcccgGCACAGTCCTCCCTTCCTTACCCGATGCAACGAGGCAATCCAACCATACCCTAAGGTGAGACTCCGCGACGACGAGCTTTGCATGAATCGTCGCTGCCACGtgtggccggcgaggcggtggtTTGCTTTGATAGACTTGTTGGATCTCTAAGTGTACAACTAGCGGGTTAACAACTTCATCTTTAGGATAAAAATAAGTTCTTAGATCTAAACAGAGAGACATCCGAGAAGGAGAGGGTCACAACCATCGGACTTGGTGGACGAGCTCACCATGGTGGTGAAGTTGACGGTGGTGGTGTTGAcaatgacggcggcggcgagcgaggtGGCATCATTTCCCGCCGCTTCAACGCTAGGATTAGATTGGtcgtaggtgtgtcggtgggtcTGGTAGGCACTGCGTATCTTGGCATTCCTGCCCCGGCCCCAACCTTTCTTTATATAACGCGGCACGACAAGGACCCATCAACCATATTCGGTTGGGCGCCCCCGATTAGGGCACGAGATCAAGGACTCTGACTCAGTCGTTGGACCGAGTCGGATGAGATCaaactaacattctcccccttgatctcatctcATACTTAAACTTAGTCTCAAACTTTAACTTAGCACCTATTTCAATACAGATCAATGTATAGGGCATGTCTTGTCATAATAGTCAGTTACGTACTATCAGATTCAATAGCTACAACAcacctttctattttgaaaGATTCTTATTCTAGGCCCTTAGTAATCAGggatcataggctttcccgtaAACCCAtaccggctaagtgttctctaaacacattgggtggtaagcctttcgtaagcggatccgcaagcatttctcttgttcttatatgctctagaCTAATGGTATGATCTTTGATTttctctttcacaacataaaacttgatgtcAATGTGTTTGCAGCACCACTTGACTTATTGTTGTGAGCATAAAATACTGTTAGCTCATTGTCGCAATACATCTTGAGTGGCCTTTGAATGCTATGTACCACTCTCAACCTGAGTATAAATTTCATTGGCCATtttgcctgccccgtggcctcgtAACATGCTACAAATTCAGCATACATCGTGGACGATGCTATGACGGTTTGCTTGAGCTTTTTCACGATATAGCTCcacctgcgagagtgaatacataACCTGACGTGGACTTTCTATCGTCTACATCTCCCGCAAAGTCTGAATCCGAGTACCCTTATATTTAAAGGGAATCAGTACTTTTGTACGTTAACATGAGGCCTTTCGTGCCTTGCGTATAATGCAATGCCTTCGTTACCATTCTCCAATGATCTATTCCTGGATTATCCTGATATCTGCTAAGTATCCCGGttacaaaagctaagtcagggcgtgtatatacttgagcatacattaagcttccgacagctgaagcatatgaaatcgctttcatttgatcgatctcataTTGGTTCTTAGGACTCTGAAACTTCCCAAATCTatcgcccttgactatgggagcaggcgtaggtttactcgcatgcatactaTACTTATTTAGAATCTTTTCTAAGTATGCCTTTTTTGATAATTCTAAAATCCCCTTTCTTCTATTTCGGTGAATTTCAATTCCTAAAATGAATGAAGCTTCActaagatctttcatatcaaagttcGAGGATAAGAACTTCTTCGTCTCCAATAGCAGACTAACATCACTACTAAGACTAACATCACTACTAGCAAGTAGGATGTCATCTATACATAGGATGAGGAAAATGAATTTCCCACTCTTAAACTTTGCAGAAACACAATTGTCCTCCTTATTCTCGTTAAACCCAAACTTTCTTACTGTCTCATCAAACTTCAAGTACCGCTGTTTGGAGGCTTgttttaatccgtaaatggatttcttcatgTGGCATCCTATGCGTTCTTTtccttccatgacaaaaccttTGGGTTGTGCCACGCAAACATTTCCATCTAAATCCCCATTGAGAAATGTCATCTTTACGTCCATCTGATGTAATTCTAAATCATAGTGCGCCACTAAAGCCATTATGATTCTAACAGAATCCTTACATGAGACCGGAGAAAAtgtctcattataatctattccttctctttgcgtGAAGTCTTTTGCTACAAGTCGTACTTTATATCTTTCaacattccctttggagtcacattttgttttgtagacccatttactgCCTACTGTCTTGGCTTCTTTAGGAATTTCTTCTAAATCCTAGACTTTATTGCTACTCATAGATCTCATTTCATCTTCTATGGCTTCAAGCCATTTCGATGAGTGAGCACTTCTCATGACTTCTTCAAATGAGGAGGGATCCCCCTCCATTTGAACTTCTTCACTGACATAGACTTCATAGTCATCAGGAATAGCTGGCTTTCTAACTTTTTGAGACCTTCTGGGGGCCTCAACATTTGGCACATCTTCCATGTGGGGCTGTTGCAGCTCTTCCTCATGCGTGACAACAGGTTCTATAGGATTCTAAAGGACAGATTCCACACCTTCATTTGTTGTTGCCACGGAAGAACTAACAACAGGTGTTGTCACCATAGTGTTCTGCACTGTCGGTGCAACAACAACATGTATCGAGAAAAAaggttcctgaatcatcggagTGGGTACAtatacccgcttctcctcaagaaaAATTTCTCGGGGTACCATGATCACCCTAATCATCTCATCCTCCAAAAAGACagcgtgtctcgtttctacaaacttagtaTGTCTGTCAGGATAGTAGAAATGATAACCTTTTGACTTATCTGGGTAGCCAATGAAATGGCAATTGACTGTCTTAGGATCTAATTTTCCAATATTTGGGTTAAATACTTTAGCCTCAGCTGGACAGCCCCACATGCGCAAATAATTTATTGAGGGCTCTCGTCCAGTCCATAACTCATACGGTGTTTTAGACACCGACTTACCGGGAACTCAattaagaatgtgaatggcAGTTTTTAACACCTCCCTCCACAAATTAATCGGTAAAGTGGTGTAACTTATCATACTTCTCACCATATCCATTAAGGTACGGTTGCGTCTTTCAGCCACTCCATTCTATTGAGGCTCGCCCGGTGTGGAGTACTAGgcaactatgccattttcctgtagaaaccttgcaaaaggtgcAGAAACTTGGCCATACAGTGTATCTCAACCTTAGTACTCCCCCAACGGTCAGATCTTACTATCTTAATCTTTAAACTatgctgattttctacttcatccttaaatatcttgaatttatccaacacttctgaatgtttcttaattggataaatatagcCATTACGTGAATAATAATCTGTGAATGTTATAAATGAATCATAACCATCCACAGATGTCATAGGAAACGGACCACAAATATCTGtgtgaattatttctaaaattcctaTACTTCATTTGGcgtttttttaattttcttaaCAACCTTTCCCTTAATGCAATCAAAGCATTGCTCTAAATCTGAAAATTTTGAAGGTGGAAGAATTTATTACTTAATTAACGTtcaattctccccctcgaaatatggcctaaatgacagtgccataatttcgaagATACATCATCAATTCTTTTTCGCTTATTTCTTACATTCATAGACGAGGAGGCATTCACATTCTCAGCGCTTacaacattcacattctcacaaaGTGATAGCAAATAAAGCTCATCTTGTCTGAAGGCAAGACCAATACACTTATTATTAAACTTGATTTTACATTGTCCATCATTGTCTAAGCGTGATACACTTATTAAATTTCTATGCAGAGAGGGTACATAGAGAACATCTCTAAGATGAAGTACAAAACCATCTGTTAATTCTAATTGGAGTTCTCCAATGGCTTCGATGCCATTTGCTACTTTaatgcttctttctcctctttgcaggGTCCTCCTCACATAGAATCCTTGTAATGAATTTGTAACATGAATAGTTGCACCtgaatcaatccaccaagtacATTTTGCATAACTTAAAAATAAGAACTCATCTACGAATATATTAAGGTCCTCACCTTTCTTACACAGGTGCTTTAGGAAATCCACACAATCCTTCTGATATGTCCCTCCTTCTTGCACCACTTGCAAGTGTCCTTGTCCACCACCTCTTCATGGTTTGATCTCTGATAGTGATCATTTAGGGAGCCTTTCCATGTGCCTTAGATGAAGAGGCATTGTTCCACTAAAGTTTCCCTTGTGGCTTAGAATTATTGTTTTGATAATTCCTCTTCTTATTTTCGCTCAAGTAGATGATAGATGCCTTAGGAAATCCACACAATCCTTCTGATATGTCCCTTCTTCTTGCACCACTTGCAAGTGTCCTTGTCCACCACCTCTTCCTGGTTTGATCTCTGATAGTGATCATTTAGGGGAGCCTTTCCATGTGCCTTAGAAGAAGAGGTATTGTTCCACTAAAGTTTCCCCTGTGGCTTAGAATTATTCTTTTGATAATTCCTCTTCTTATTTTGGCTCAAgtagttgatagaatcaccacGTGAGCCCTTAAGTCTTTCCTCTTCTTGCACACACATGGCAATCATCTTCTCAATGCCCCACTTTTCTAGCTGTGAGTTGTATTTAACAGCAAAAGCCTCAAACTCCTTGGGTAGGGAGGCAAAGATCAAATGGACTACAAACTCATCTTTGAGCTCCATGTCCATAGGCTTAAGCTTTGAAGCCATGTTGCTCATTCTCAATATGTGCTCCCTTATTCCACCACCAGTATACTTCTCAGTAACAAGCCTCTTAATAAGAGTGCTTGCATAAGCCTTTGAAGAGCTAGTAAACTGCCTCTCCACCTTTCTTAGGTACTCCCTAGCGGTGGTACACTTTGGGATTGCTCCCCTTATTGCCTCCAAAATGGAGCTCTTAATCACCATCATGCACTTTATGTTCGATTGGTCCCACTTCGCACGATCAAGGTTGTACTGCATTCTAATTGGTGCATGATGATGCACCCGAGCATTGAAATCATCTTCGCTCTCATTCTTAGCCCTCACGGGGTCCTCAGGAGCTATGGGACAAGGATCACTCAGTGCTAGATCAATATCTGACAACGCAAGCGCTATCTCAATATTCTCTCTCCATGAGCCGTAATTCCCTCCATTGAGGGGCTCTATGGACAAGATGTAACTCAAAGGATTGCCTGAAaataaaattcagaaaaatttgagtTAATTTAACATTGGTCAAATTAAAATATAAAACTTCTCATTATTAATTCCATATCatcgttgggcagaaatagaatcaACAATGATAAAACAAAACTTATCAGTACAACAATTTTATCAACAACATTGGTCAGTAGATAAAATTATCATCCTCAAAAAAATTACTTATTTTGTAATTAAATTTTCCCATTGGTTCCAATTTAATTAGAGAAATGGACTAAAAAAACTTCAACTTTATGCCTAAATTGGCAAAATAAAGCTAAAAATTCAACTTATCTTAAACTTAACTCAGCGGAAGCTTAAACTTAATTTGTGAATTTTACCCATAGGAAAAACTCCttaaaattaattttatttgagccactaattcaatttttagaaaattacATAAATCgctggaaaaagaaaatgacagAGGACCAATCTTCTTTGCTTTTTTGGCTTGATCGCGGAAGCGGCCAAGCTGCCGCCCAGCGTGCGCCGTTGCAACGCAACCTGTGACGGCCTGCCAAACCGCGGCCTAGTCTTCCAGTGCTCCCTTGGGCCTAAACTGCTCTATTCTGCCGACCCACAATGTAAAGTAGCCCAGCCTGCTTGTGCGCTCGTCATGCTCCTGCATCCCAAGCCGCAACCTGGGCATGGCCCAAATGATCTGTGCCATTCATCTGAGATCGATGGTCACGTGTTCGTTTCGGGGGATCAAAAGCGCGGACAAACTTTGGTAACTCCAACTTCAACTTCGATCGCGGCTAGCTCCACCAAAACCCTAGCTTCATTCtattcttcccctttcccttcctcagCGCCGCACAGAGCAAAATGGATGAGCAGCGGCTGCTCACAGCaagtggaggtggcggcgccgttGAGCGGCCCAGTGGTGGTGCCTTAGGCGTCCGCACGCGTTGTGGTGGTGCCGAGCGGAGCGGCTGAGGCAGCGGCGCAGCAACCCAAAGGTCGACGGCGCGCGCGCGAGTCCCCAGCGACTTCTTCCCGGTGAGTCTTCCCCTTCTTAGGGTTAGGGTCCGACGGCCGTCGGTGCAAGATCCGGCGGCCGTCATTTTTCGGTTCTGCGGAGAAGCGCCGCCGGCGGTCGTCGGTGGATCTGGCGGCCGCCGctataaaaaaaagtttgtgAAATTTCTTTCTTTCGATTTGTTCATCTCCTTCTAATTTCTTAGTGACCCCGACTAGATCTATGCACTAGTACGGCTCTGGTACCATTGATAGCCTTGTTGGATCTCTAGGTGTACAACTAGCAGGTTAACAACGTCATCTTTAGGATAAAAACAAGTTCTTGGATCTAAACAAAGAGACATccaagagggagagagagagggagagagagagagggtcaCAACCATTGGGCTTGGTCGACGAGCTCGCCATGGTGGTGAAGTTGACGGTGGTGTTGACGatgacgatggcggcggcggtggcgagcgagGTGGCGGCGCTTCCCACTGCTTCAGCGCTAGGATTGGTCTTAGGTGTGTCGGTGAGTCTGGTGGGCATGGCGTATCTTGGCGTGCGTGCCCCTAACCCCTACCTTTCTTTATATAGCACTGTGCGACGGGGCCCGTCAACCATATCTGGTTGGGTACCCCTGATCAGGGCGCGAGATCAAGGACTCCGACTTGATCGTTGGATCGAGTCGGATGAGATCAAACTAACATGCTTTGATCTTGAGATCCATATATATCTTCCATTGTGACAATATGCTGACAAAGTTCATTACATACTGTGACTCCACACCCCAACTTCAACACCAAGATAAAGGAGAAGAGTGCGAGTTTGTAGATTAATTCATCTACACCCATCGTCGACTACGACACAGTCGCTGGCCGTCACCTTCTTTGTGCAATGACGATTCTTGTGCCGCTTGGACTTAGTTTTATCGGATGTATTATCATGGCAATACTTGTGCTGCTGTGGAGAGAGACTTGAGAGATGAATTGTCTTTAGAGAGCTATTGCACCTCCAGAAAAAAGAACATTATTCTTAAGTATTTCCCCATTTCAAATTGTTGATTGTTTTGAcatttttagttcatagatgtTTATATGCTTCTACATATAcattatatattatatttaggtgcaccaaaaaattaaaatgacctatGTTTATACGCCTCTACACGTAcattatatattatatttaggtgcacttaaaaaattaaaatgacctacaatttgaaacagagggataGTAACAATCGACCACCACCATCATCGAAAATTCGGGCTGTAGTGCCAATTTGTATTGCCTTTTTGCATGACCTATGTTAAAATGTTTCGCAAATAAATGTGtaatttcaaaagaaaaaaatgctcataattttttttccaacagatcTTCAATTTGCTCCCATTTCAGAATATAAGGAGAGGGAAACACgaagcatcatcatcacttcATCAGGGACTTTAGAAAGGCTGGCTTCTGGGCCCACACGCAGCGAAAGCAGGAACACGGTCGGTGGGGCCGTTGGGGGAGTAAAACAAGCAGGAGCGGGTGGCCAGAATCTCGCCACCTCGGAGCCCAGGCCCCTAATCTAATCCACAAAGCCTCCCACGGCTGCCTTCCTCCCTCGTCTCTACTGCACCAGCGCAGTTCCCACTCTGCAGCTATATATCTAGCTAGCTTcccccctgctcctcctcctccgtccagcTTTCGTCCTGTCCGGTCGGCTGCGCTAGGTGACCGCGGAGGAGCAGCTCCGATGGCCTCCCTGTCCGCCGTCTCCggcaaggccgccgccggctactGCAAGCCACTCGCCCTGAGCTGCAAGGTAAAGCACTGGAAATGCAAGCGCACATGTATGCTGACTTGCTGCTCTGTGCTCAATAGcatctctttttcttttctttttattcttgTTTTGAACTTAACCAACCACGACACTTTTCCATTATctaagaggaagaaaaggaaattcACCGCAACACTTACACAAGTGAGTAGCTTGTTTCGGTCGTCTCTTTCCTGTCGACCGGTGGACGGTAGAAATTTTCTCCATCTTTTAGCTGTGTGCAAGAGGTCTCCGAGAGGTCTCAGCTGGCGTCACTACTCACTAGAAACCGGAATTTTCTGTCTGAAACAACATGATAGAAAGCGGAATTGGGCGAGGCTAATGCTGACGTACGGATAGAGTTCTTGTTGCCACAGGCAAATTCAGAGAGTGTGTATAGagatcttttcttttcttgtttttgAAATAATGAGTTTTGTTCCTGgataaaggaaaaaaaggaagcgCACCAGCAAAGGTTACGAGCTAATCCAGTGCGTGCGTAGGGCCCACGGTGCCGGCCACTCGAACAGGATGTGAACGTTGTTATGTTGGGGGTAGCTAGCAGTTTCACCTCACAGCCGTAGCCGTGGCCGCTCAAGTCTTCAATGTGATAGCCTTAGCTTTTCTTTTCCACATTTGTGTGTACTAGACCATAGCGGAATTTCCAGATGCTTCTTTTCAAAAGGTTAATTACCCAAAGATACGATGGTCCTTTTTAGAGGCGATGATGAGCACACAACCCAACATCTTCATTAATTCTTCATACTCATTTTGTAGCAGAATTTTGTGGCAGTCGTCCAACTGATGTGTGCTCCCGCTCTGAACCGAAACTTGCAGGGAAGCAGAGTTCCAGGCCGGAGCCTGATCTCCATGGGGGCGACGAGAGGCCGCCTCATCTCCCTAAGATCACCTCGCTTTCGCGTCTACGCGGTAACACCCAACACCTTTGCATATGCACATCTCTTGTCTCTTGACTTTGTTTGGAAATCTGGAACGATGGTGCCTGTGGAGGTTCCATTACTATCTGACTGAACAATATAATGGTGCCTGTGTACGTGCAGGCGAAGGAGGAGACGGTGAACAAGGTGATTGACATCGTGAAGCAGCAGTTGGCGCTGGGCGCGGACGCGGCGCTGACGCCCGAGTCCAAGTTCACGGACCTGGGCGCCGACTCTCTGGACACGGTGGAGATCGTCATGGCGCTCGAGGAGGAGTTCAAGATCACCGTCGAGGAGGACAACGCCCAGAACATCACCACCATCCAGGAGGCCGCCGACCTCATCGACAAACTCGTCGGCTGATTTATTTGTTTCACTTACTTTTTGGGAACGTCGTTGTTGTTGCCAAGATTCGATtattttctccttcctcctcctcgtaaGTTTCCAGCGTAGCGTCGTTCGTTGTTTGGATCCCAGCTCCTGTACGTTTTCGCCAACTTTTAGCTGTGCGTGATGCGCACGAGTGTGTCTTTTTAAAGGATTTTTGTTAGGATTCAAAAACATGTTTTTGTGCGCTAACGCACATAATTCATGCCATTTTGTTCCCAGTTGGAATCACATTAGGTGTGTGTATGTTTATCGCCATTTCTGCCAGCCGTCTACCTGTTCATCAGCTGTCGTCGTTGCTCCTGCAGAACAACCAATCTGCAAAAAGAGAACACATGGATATGACTGCGTCCAGCCTTAAGCCGTCAGCTTTATTCCAGAAGGAAACACCACCGACCGTCACGAGAATACGAGATCCGTTCTCGCACGTTTATCCGAGGTGATAGCTTGCTTCCTGTTTAGGGAAAGTACGAGGTTCTGCATCCGCACATGGTACGGCAAAGACTTTTGGCAGTAAATGCCTTGTACGGCATACCAAATGTAGAAACTGCAATCTTTCTGCCTTGCGTGCAGCAGAAAAGCAGAGCAACGGTTCCTGTGCATTCGACATCAAAATTGGTATCATAGGAGGTCTACAAACCGGTCAAATAGTAGGCATATGATACTAGTATCACAAATTCTCATGTTGATGTTGTTAGATATGATACTAGTAGGCATATTGCATCAGCTAGTATTATTCAAATGATTAtatttatgcaaattataatTCTGAATGTTATATGCAAAAGTCATTGtgaaataatatgcatgctTTAAATTTTAATGCCACTAGTAACATACAACATTACTC containing:
- the LOC101776036 gene encoding acyl carrier protein 4, chloroplastic, which codes for MASLSAVSGKAAAGYCKPLALSCKGSRVPGRSLISMGATRGRLISLRSPRFRVYAAKEETVNKVIDIVKQQLALGADAALTPESKFTDLGADSLDTVEIVMALEEEFKITVEEDNAQNITTIQEAADLIDKLVG